The Canis aureus isolate CA01 chromosome 24, VMU_Caureus_v.1.0, whole genome shotgun sequence genome includes a window with the following:
- the MTMR6 gene encoding phosphatidylinositol-3,5-bisphosphate 3-phosphatase MTMR6 isoform X1, whose protein sequence is MEHIRTTKVEQVKLLDRFSTSNKSLTGTLYLTATHLLFIDSHQKETWILHHHIALVEKLALTTSGCPLVIQCKNFRIVHFIVPRERDCHDIYNSLLQLSKQAKYEDLYAFSYNPKQNDSERLQGWQLIDLAEEYKRMGVPNSNWQLSDANREYKICETYPRELYVPRIASKPIIVGSSKFRSKGRFPVLSYYHQNKEAAICRCSQPLSGFSARCLEDEHLLQAISKANPVNRYMYVMDTRPKHRMQSWWATQKDIGRIIVRISSKIWNDEKIRESDEKKRLNAMANRAAGKGYENEDNYSNIRFQFVGIENIHVMRSSLQKLLEVNGTKGLSVSDFYSGLESSGWLRHIKAVMDAAIFLAKAIMVENASVLVHCSDGWDRTSQVCSLGSLLLDSYYRTIKGFMVLIEKDWISFGHKFSERCGHLDGDPKEVSPVFTQFLECVWHLTEQFPQAFEFNEAFLLQIHEHIHSCQFGNFLGNCQKEREELKLKEKTYSLWPFLLDDQKKYLNPLYSSKSPKFAVLEPNTVSFNFKFWRNMYHQFDRTLHPRQSMFNIIMNMNEQNEQLENDIKDLESKIKQRKSKQTDGILTKELLHSVHPESPTLKTSLCFKEQTLLPVNHALRTIEGSNPADNRYSEYAEEYSKSEPGVVSLEYGVARMTC, encoded by the exons gttgaacAAGTGAAATTACTTGACCGATTCAGTACCAGCAACAAGTCACTAACAGGAACACTCTATCTTACGGCCACACATCTATTATTTATAGACTCTCATCAGAAAGAAACCTGG ATATTGCACCACCATATTGCCTTAGTAGAGAAACTAGCTTTGACTACTTCTGGATGCCCACTTGTGATTCAGTGCAAAAACTTCAGGATTGTGCATTTCATTGTTCCCAGAGAAAGAGATTGCCATGATATTTACAATTCTTTGCTACAACTCTCAAAACAAG CAAAATATGAAGATCTCTATGCATTCTCTTATAATCCCAAACAAAATGATTCGGAACGACTACAAGGTTGGCAGCTCATTGACCTTGCTGAGGAATATAAGAGGATGGGAGTGCCAAATTCAAACTGGCAGCTGTCTGATGCCAACCGAGAATACAAG ATTTGTGAAACTTATCCCAGAGAACTTTATGTTCCCCGAATAGCAAGCAAACCAATAATTGTTGGTAGTTCCAAGTTCCGGAGCAAGGGAAGATTCCCGGTTCTTTCCTATTATCATCAAAATAAAGAG GCTGCCATTTGTCGATGTAGTCAACCACTATCAGGATTCAGTGCCAGATGCCTGGAGGATGAACATTTGCTTCAAGCCATTAGTAAAGCCAATCCGGTCAATCGCTATATGTATGTCATGGATACCAGGCCCAAA cATCGAATGCAGAGCTGGTGGGCTACACAAAAGGACATTGGCAGAATTATAGTGAGGATTTCTTCAAAAATCTGGAATgatgagaaaataagagaaagcgATGAGAAAAAGCGA ctgaATGCAATGGCCAACAGAGCAGCTGGAAAAGGTTATGAAAATGAAGACAACTATTCTAACATTCGATTTCAGTTTGTTGGAATTGAAAATATTCATGTCATGCGGTCCAGCCTTCAGAAATTATTGGAAG tCAATGGTACCAAAGGGCTTTCTGTCAGTGATTTCTACTCTGGTTTGGAGAGCTCAGGATGGCTTCGCCACATCAAAGCTGTTATGGATGCTGCAATCTTCTTAGCCAAA GCGATAATGGTGGAAAATGCAAGTGTGCTGGTACATTGTTCTGATGGTTGGGATAGGACTTCCCAGGTTTGTTCCCTTGGCTCTCTTTTATTGGATTCCTACTACAGAACAATCAAAGGATTCATG GTTTTAATAGAAAAGGATTGGATCTCTtttggacataagttttcagaaAG GTGTGGCCATTTGGATGGTGACCCAAAGGAAGTCTCACCGGTGTTTACTCAGTTCTTGGAGTGTGTGTGGCATTTGACCGAACAGTTCCCACAAGCCTTTGAATTCAACGAAGCATTTCTTCTTCAGATCCATGAACATATTCATTCATGCCAATTTGGAAACTTCCTTGGAAATtgtcagaaggaaagagaagagctcAA GTTAAAGGAGAAGACTTACTCCCTGTGGCCATTTCTCCTGGATGACCAAAAGAAGTACTTAAATCCCCTCTATAGTTCCAAATCTCCAAAATTTGCCGTGTTGGAGCCAAATACAGTCTCCTTCAATTTTAA gttttggagaaacatgtacCACCAGTTTGATCGAACATTGCATCCTAGACAGTCCATGTTTAATATAATTATGAATATGAATGAGCAAAATGAACAGTTAGAGAACGATATTAAAGACTTAGAATCT AAAATTAAGCAACGTAAAAGTAAGCAAACAGATGGAATTCTTACCAAGGAGTTGTTACATTCAGTTCATCCTGAATCACCTACCCTCAAAACTTCCTTGTGTTTTAAGGAGCAAACTCTGTTACCTGTGAATCATGCTCTTCGAACTATAGAGGGCAGCAACCCAGCAGATAATCGTTACAGTGAATATGCTGAAGAGTATTCCAAATCAGAACCCGGTGTGGTCAGCCTAGAGTATGGTGTGGCAAGAATGACCTGTTAG
- the MTMR6 gene encoding phosphatidylinositol-3,5-bisphosphate 3-phosphatase MTMR6 isoform X3, which yields MHIVPSLQVNPFHRVNFVFRAREDLGAFTSPYMDIQPVLFSVILQLRLSEVPNPESFWDFAAQDACLLLTHNNLAPFFVLAAICRCSQPLSGFSARCLEDEHLLQAISKANPVNRYMYVMDTRPKHRMQSWWATQKDIGRIIVRISSKIWNDEKIRESDEKKRLNAMANRAAGKGYENEDNYSNIRFQFVGIENIHVMRSSLQKLLEVNGTKGLSVSDFYSGLESSGWLRHIKAVMDAAIFLAKAIMVENASVLVHCSDGWDRTSQVCSLGSLLLDSYYRTIKGFMVLIEKDWISFGHKFSERCGHLDGDPKEVSPVFTQFLECVWHLTEQFPQAFEFNEAFLLQIHEHIHSCQFGNFLGNCQKEREELKLKEKTYSLWPFLLDDQKKYLNPLYSSKSPKFAVLEPNTVSFNFKFWRNMYHQFDRTLHPRQSMFNIIMNMNEQNEQLENDIKDLESKIKQRKSKQTDGILTKELLHSVHPESPTLKTSLCFKEQTLLPVNHALRTIEGSNPADNRYSEYAEEYSKSEPGVVSLEYGVARMTC from the exons ATGCATATTGTCCCCAGTCTTCAGGTTAATCCTTTTCATAGAGTAAACTTTGTCTTCAGGGCGAGGGAAGATCTGGGAGCCTTTACTAGTCCCTATATGGATATTCAACCAGTTCTATTTTCAGTTATACTCCAGCTCAGGCTTTCAGAGGTACCAAATCCTGAGTCTTTCTGGGATTTTGCTGCTCAAGATGCTTGCTTATTGTTGACTCATAACAACTTGGCACCTTTCTTTGTCCTG GCTGCCATTTGTCGATGTAGTCAACCACTATCAGGATTCAGTGCCAGATGCCTGGAGGATGAACATTTGCTTCAAGCCATTAGTAAAGCCAATCCGGTCAATCGCTATATGTATGTCATGGATACCAGGCCCAAA cATCGAATGCAGAGCTGGTGGGCTACACAAAAGGACATTGGCAGAATTATAGTGAGGATTTCTTCAAAAATCTGGAATgatgagaaaataagagaaagcgATGAGAAAAAGCGA ctgaATGCAATGGCCAACAGAGCAGCTGGAAAAGGTTATGAAAATGAAGACAACTATTCTAACATTCGATTTCAGTTTGTTGGAATTGAAAATATTCATGTCATGCGGTCCAGCCTTCAGAAATTATTGGAAG tCAATGGTACCAAAGGGCTTTCTGTCAGTGATTTCTACTCTGGTTTGGAGAGCTCAGGATGGCTTCGCCACATCAAAGCTGTTATGGATGCTGCAATCTTCTTAGCCAAA GCGATAATGGTGGAAAATGCAAGTGTGCTGGTACATTGTTCTGATGGTTGGGATAGGACTTCCCAGGTTTGTTCCCTTGGCTCTCTTTTATTGGATTCCTACTACAGAACAATCAAAGGATTCATG GTTTTAATAGAAAAGGATTGGATCTCTtttggacataagttttcagaaAG GTGTGGCCATTTGGATGGTGACCCAAAGGAAGTCTCACCGGTGTTTACTCAGTTCTTGGAGTGTGTGTGGCATTTGACCGAACAGTTCCCACAAGCCTTTGAATTCAACGAAGCATTTCTTCTTCAGATCCATGAACATATTCATTCATGCCAATTTGGAAACTTCCTTGGAAATtgtcagaaggaaagagaagagctcAA GTTAAAGGAGAAGACTTACTCCCTGTGGCCATTTCTCCTGGATGACCAAAAGAAGTACTTAAATCCCCTCTATAGTTCCAAATCTCCAAAATTTGCCGTGTTGGAGCCAAATACAGTCTCCTTCAATTTTAA gttttggagaaacatgtacCACCAGTTTGATCGAACATTGCATCCTAGACAGTCCATGTTTAATATAATTATGAATATGAATGAGCAAAATGAACAGTTAGAGAACGATATTAAAGACTTAGAATCT AAAATTAAGCAACGTAAAAGTAAGCAAACAGATGGAATTCTTACCAAGGAGTTGTTACATTCAGTTCATCCTGAATCACCTACCCTCAAAACTTCCTTGTGTTTTAAGGAGCAAACTCTGTTACCTGTGAATCATGCTCTTCGAACTATAGAGGGCAGCAACCCAGCAGATAATCGTTACAGTGAATATGCTGAAGAGTATTCCAAATCAGAACCCGGTGTGGTCAGCCTAGAGTATGGTGTGGCAAGAATGACCTGTTAG
- the MTMR6 gene encoding phosphatidylinositol-3,5-bisphosphate 3-phosphatase MTMR6 isoform X2, with protein sequence MEHIRTTKVEQVKLLDRFSTSNKSLTGTLYLTATHLLFIDSHQKETWILHHHIALVEKLALTTSGCPLVIQCKNFRIVHFIVPRERDCHDIYNSLLQLSKQAKYEDLYAFSYNPKQNDSERLQGWQLIDLAEEYKRMGVPNSNWQLSDANREYKICETYPRELYVPRIASKPIIVGSSKFRSKGRFPVLSYYHQNKEAAICRCSQPLSGFSARCLEDEHLLQAISKANPVNRYMYVMDTRPKLNAMANRAAGKGYENEDNYSNIRFQFVGIENIHVMRSSLQKLLEVNGTKGLSVSDFYSGLESSGWLRHIKAVMDAAIFLAKAIMVENASVLVHCSDGWDRTSQVCSLGSLLLDSYYRTIKGFMVLIEKDWISFGHKFSERCGHLDGDPKEVSPVFTQFLECVWHLTEQFPQAFEFNEAFLLQIHEHIHSCQFGNFLGNCQKEREELKLKEKTYSLWPFLLDDQKKYLNPLYSSKSPKFAVLEPNTVSFNFKFWRNMYHQFDRTLHPRQSMFNIIMNMNEQNEQLENDIKDLESKIKQRKSKQTDGILTKELLHSVHPESPTLKTSLCFKEQTLLPVNHALRTIEGSNPADNRYSEYAEEYSKSEPGVVSLEYGVARMTC encoded by the exons gttgaacAAGTGAAATTACTTGACCGATTCAGTACCAGCAACAAGTCACTAACAGGAACACTCTATCTTACGGCCACACATCTATTATTTATAGACTCTCATCAGAAAGAAACCTGG ATATTGCACCACCATATTGCCTTAGTAGAGAAACTAGCTTTGACTACTTCTGGATGCCCACTTGTGATTCAGTGCAAAAACTTCAGGATTGTGCATTTCATTGTTCCCAGAGAAAGAGATTGCCATGATATTTACAATTCTTTGCTACAACTCTCAAAACAAG CAAAATATGAAGATCTCTATGCATTCTCTTATAATCCCAAACAAAATGATTCGGAACGACTACAAGGTTGGCAGCTCATTGACCTTGCTGAGGAATATAAGAGGATGGGAGTGCCAAATTCAAACTGGCAGCTGTCTGATGCCAACCGAGAATACAAG ATTTGTGAAACTTATCCCAGAGAACTTTATGTTCCCCGAATAGCAAGCAAACCAATAATTGTTGGTAGTTCCAAGTTCCGGAGCAAGGGAAGATTCCCGGTTCTTTCCTATTATCATCAAAATAAAGAG GCTGCCATTTGTCGATGTAGTCAACCACTATCAGGATTCAGTGCCAGATGCCTGGAGGATGAACATTTGCTTCAAGCCATTAGTAAAGCCAATCCGGTCAATCGCTATATGTATGTCATGGATACCAGGCCCAAA ctgaATGCAATGGCCAACAGAGCAGCTGGAAAAGGTTATGAAAATGAAGACAACTATTCTAACATTCGATTTCAGTTTGTTGGAATTGAAAATATTCATGTCATGCGGTCCAGCCTTCAGAAATTATTGGAAG tCAATGGTACCAAAGGGCTTTCTGTCAGTGATTTCTACTCTGGTTTGGAGAGCTCAGGATGGCTTCGCCACATCAAAGCTGTTATGGATGCTGCAATCTTCTTAGCCAAA GCGATAATGGTGGAAAATGCAAGTGTGCTGGTACATTGTTCTGATGGTTGGGATAGGACTTCCCAGGTTTGTTCCCTTGGCTCTCTTTTATTGGATTCCTACTACAGAACAATCAAAGGATTCATG GTTTTAATAGAAAAGGATTGGATCTCTtttggacataagttttcagaaAG GTGTGGCCATTTGGATGGTGACCCAAAGGAAGTCTCACCGGTGTTTACTCAGTTCTTGGAGTGTGTGTGGCATTTGACCGAACAGTTCCCACAAGCCTTTGAATTCAACGAAGCATTTCTTCTTCAGATCCATGAACATATTCATTCATGCCAATTTGGAAACTTCCTTGGAAATtgtcagaaggaaagagaagagctcAA GTTAAAGGAGAAGACTTACTCCCTGTGGCCATTTCTCCTGGATGACCAAAAGAAGTACTTAAATCCCCTCTATAGTTCCAAATCTCCAAAATTTGCCGTGTTGGAGCCAAATACAGTCTCCTTCAATTTTAA gttttggagaaacatgtacCACCAGTTTGATCGAACATTGCATCCTAGACAGTCCATGTTTAATATAATTATGAATATGAATGAGCAAAATGAACAGTTAGAGAACGATATTAAAGACTTAGAATCT AAAATTAAGCAACGTAAAAGTAAGCAAACAGATGGAATTCTTACCAAGGAGTTGTTACATTCAGTTCATCCTGAATCACCTACCCTCAAAACTTCCTTGTGTTTTAAGGAGCAAACTCTGTTACCTGTGAATCATGCTCTTCGAACTATAGAGGGCAGCAACCCAGCAGATAATCGTTACAGTGAATATGCTGAAGAGTATTCCAAATCAGAACCCGGTGTGGTCAGCCTAGAGTATGGTGTGGCAAGAATGACCTGTTAG